One window of the Cryptomeria japonica chromosome 7, Sugi_1.0, whole genome shotgun sequence genome contains the following:
- the LOC131069914 gene encoding bidirectional sugar transporter SWEET5, whose translation MQQLSLKPVLGVLGNVTSVALFLSPLPTLWSIYKLKSTQEFSSLPYVCTLFNCALWLLYGTPYVKPNSIIILTTNGIGFILEFFYLLCYMAFASRKKKIKTMWLTMAMCVALATVVVVTIVAVHTHSGRQLVAGTACVVLSVAMYASPLSVIGIVISSKSVECMPFLLSLFNLINALVWTAYSVFAKDIFVAIPNGTGSLFGIFQVGLYVVYRNSTKLSSKSTQLTETKTTEVAATECSSDKVQENLVGPTKASSQRFLSPQKVLPTAESLV comes from the exons ATGCAGCAGCTTTCTCTGAAACCTGTGTTGGGTGTTCTTG GAAATGTTACATCAGTTGCACTCTTCCTGTCACCACT GCCAACTCTATGGAGTATATACAAATTAAAATCCACCCAGGAATTTTCTTCActaccatatgtgtgcacattgtTCAACTGTGCACTCTGGCTACTCTATGGAACCCCATATGTTAAGCCAAACAGTATTATCATCCTCACAACTAATGGGATTGGATTTATCCTGGAGTTCTTCTATCTGTTGTGTTACATGGCCTTTGCTTCCAGGAAAAAGAAG ATCAAGACAATGTGGCTGACAATGGCAATGTGTGTGGCCTTGGCTACTGTGGTGGTTGTTACTATTGTAGCAGTGCATACACATAGTGGTAGGCAGTTGGTTGCAGGGACTGCTTGTGTTGTGTTGTCTGTAGCAATGTATGCCTCCCCTTTATCAGTCATT GGCATTGTGATTAGCAGCAAAAGCGTGGAATGCATGCCATTTCTGCTCTCGTTATTCAATCTTATCAATGCACTTGTATGGACTGCATATTCAGTGTTTGCAAAGGACATATTCGTTGCT ATACCCAATGGAACAGGGAGCCTTTTTGGAATTTTTCAGGTGGGCTTATATGTTGTGTACAGAAATTCTACAAAGCTATCTTCAAAAAGCACTCAACTGACAGAAACCAAAACTACTGAGGTTGCTGCTACTGAATGCAGCAGTGATAAGGTTCAAGAGAATTTGGTGGGACCTACAAAAGCCTCTAGTCAGAGGTTTTTGTCCCCCCAAAAAGTTTTACCGACTGCAGAGTCTCTGGTGTGA